One Gemmatimonadota bacterium DNA window includes the following coding sequences:
- a CDS encoding DNA polymerase II, with protein MSNAQPHNNNSGETEAEDVGYLLHVFHRAENGRDVICGVGKLQDGQTFQFTDDRVAPTLFVRVSEQPELDSRIRSDGVSARVVPSEYTTMDGEPVAGIQFERVRDQRNLVKSLEVQQPRTYEGDIPFARQYLIGRGLRGGVKISGAWTSGDRVDRVYANPELKPEYWEPAFSVLALDIETDPKATTIYAVGLVLSGTDGGMDSEEIHMVGEPADGDPSHLVCWPDEASMLRGLSSHVLEMDPDLITGWNLVDFDLQVLQRRYRDLNVPFQLGRTDDQSWYRSGEVWGGSTMVIHGRQILDALHLLRGTLQRFEDYRLDTVANAILGRGKLLEDDEGSSRAEKITEVYREDRATFCAYCLEDARLVLDILEAEGLINLTLRRGLLTGLPLERAWVSVAAFDNIYINALHQRGMVAPTTGVDRTPGAGAPGGLIIPAKAGLYRNVFVFDFKSLYPSIIRTFNIDPLAHIEGQETASDETGAVPGRETDLVPGRQTDTVPGRVSDGDRNGGFLEAPNGARFSRTPGILPSMLEQFFKRREEARTTGDELASFTYKIVMNSFYGVLASASCRFAAPQLAGAITEFGHYILKWCRDELEKDGYKVLYGDTDSVFVDLDPADSPESDRATELGRKVCDRINARLAAHVRERYGVASFLELELEKCYHRFLLPSMRGDVERGRAKGYAGLRREIDGDRVEIVGMEAVRRDWTDLAHRLQGVLLDRVFHDVPGAEIEEEIYNWVQEVRSGRRDELLVYRKNLRKPVESYTRSVPPHVKAARLMENPTGVIRYVITLDGPQPEGRITAPIDYGHYVEKQIRPIVTTVANAYELDVEAALSGRLSLFGNTQNTPHYESGRPEVSS; from the coding sequence ATGTCCAACGCGCAACCGCATAACAACAACAGCGGGGAGACCGAAGCGGAAGACGTGGGCTACCTGCTCCACGTGTTCCATCGGGCGGAGAACGGCCGGGATGTGATCTGCGGGGTCGGTAAACTCCAGGACGGCCAGACTTTCCAGTTCACGGACGACCGCGTTGCGCCCACACTCTTCGTTCGGGTCTCGGAACAACCTGAGCTCGACTCCCGGATCCGTTCAGACGGGGTTTCCGCCCGGGTGGTCCCATCGGAATACACCACGATGGACGGCGAGCCCGTGGCAGGCATCCAGTTCGAGCGCGTGCGCGATCAGCGCAACCTGGTCAAGAGCCTGGAGGTCCAACAGCCGCGGACTTACGAAGGCGATATCCCCTTCGCCAGGCAGTACCTGATCGGACGAGGCCTTCGGGGTGGGGTGAAGATCAGCGGCGCCTGGACATCCGGCGATCGGGTCGACCGGGTCTACGCCAATCCCGAACTTAAACCGGAATACTGGGAACCTGCCTTCAGCGTTCTGGCCCTGGATATCGAAACGGACCCCAAAGCGACCACCATCTACGCCGTGGGCCTGGTGCTGTCGGGTACGGACGGCGGGATGGACTCGGAAGAAATACACATGGTCGGCGAACCAGCCGACGGGGACCCCTCGCACCTGGTCTGCTGGCCCGACGAGGCGTCGATGCTGCGCGGCCTGTCGTCCCACGTACTCGAAATGGATCCCGACCTGATCACGGGATGGAACCTGGTCGACTTCGACCTGCAGGTCCTGCAGAGACGCTACAGGGACCTGAACGTGCCGTTTCAACTCGGCCGGACCGATGACCAGTCCTGGTACCGGTCCGGGGAGGTCTGGGGCGGAAGCACCATGGTGATTCACGGCCGGCAGATCCTGGACGCCCTGCACCTGCTTCGCGGCACGCTGCAGCGGTTCGAGGACTACCGCCTGGACACCGTGGCCAACGCCATCCTGGGCAGGGGCAAGCTGCTGGAGGACGATGAGGGGAGCTCCCGGGCGGAGAAGATCACGGAGGTCTATCGCGAGGACCGGGCGACCTTCTGCGCCTACTGTCTCGAGGACGCGAGGCTGGTACTCGACATCCTGGAGGCGGAAGGACTGATCAACCTGACGCTGCGCAGGGGCCTGTTGACGGGCCTGCCGCTGGAACGGGCGTGGGTCAGCGTGGCCGCCTTCGACAACATCTACATCAACGCGCTACACCAACGCGGCATGGTGGCGCCGACGACCGGCGTGGACCGCACCCCGGGCGCCGGCGCGCCGGGCGGATTGATCATCCCCGCGAAAGCAGGGCTCTACCGAAACGTCTTCGTCTTCGACTTCAAGAGTCTCTACCCGTCCATCATCCGCACCTTCAATATCGATCCCCTGGCGCATATCGAGGGCCAGGAAACGGCATCGGACGAGACGGGCGCGGTTCCCGGCCGCGAGACCGATCTGGTACCCGGCCGCCAGACGGACACAGTGCCCGGCCGCGTGTCCGACGGCGACCGGAACGGGGGATTTCTTGAAGCTCCCAATGGCGCGCGGTTTTCCCGTACCCCGGGCATACTGCCTTCCATGCTGGAACAGTTTTTCAAGCGCCGCGAGGAGGCCAGGACTACCGGGGACGAACTCGCCTCCTTTACCTATAAGATCGTCATGAATTCCTTCTACGGCGTACTGGCATCCGCTTCCTGCCGCTTCGCCGCGCCTCAACTGGCCGGTGCGATCACGGAATTCGGACACTACATCCTGAAGTGGTGCCGGGATGAGTTGGAGAAAGACGGATACAAAGTGCTTTACGGGGACACGGATTCGGTGTTCGTGGATCTCGACCCGGCGGACAGTCCGGAATCGGACCGGGCCACGGAGTTGGGGCGGAAGGTATGCGACCGGATCAATGCCCGTTTGGCCGCGCACGTGAGGGAACGGTACGGCGTGGCGTCTTTCCTCGAACTGGAACTCGAAAAGTGCTACCACCGGTTCCTGCTGCCTTCCATGCGGGGCGACGTCGAGCGCGGCAGGGCCAAGGGTTACGCGGGCCTGCGGCGTGAGATCGATGGCGACCGCGTTGAAATCGTGGGCATGGAAGCCGTACGGCGGGACTGGACCGACCTGGCCCACCGGCTGCAGGGCGTGCTGCTCGACCGGGTGTTTCACGACGTGCCCGGCGCCGAGATCGAAGAAGAGATCTACAACTGGGTCCAGGAGGTCCGCTCGGGCCGCCGGGACGAGTTGCTCGTCTATCGGAAGAACCTGCGCAAGCCCGTCGAATCCTACACCCGTTCGGTGCCTCCCCACGTCAAGGCGGCCCGGCTCATGGAAAACCCGACGGGTGTCATCCGGTACGTGATTACCCTTGACGGTCCGCAACCGGAGGGCCGGATCACGGCCCCGATAGACTACGGACATTACGTCGAGAAACAGATCCGGCCCATCGTCACGACCGTCGCCAACGCGTACGAACTGGACGTGGAGGCCGCCCTGTCCGGCCGGCTCAGTCTCTTCGGAAACACCCAGAACACCCCGCACTACGAATCGGGACGGCCTGAAGTCTCGTCCTAG
- a CDS encoding VOC family protein: protein MANPVMHFEIGCKNREETQAFYAGLFGWNMESHEHASMIDTGEDEGINGHISALGHEPHNYTLVYVQVDDLDAYVAKAEALGGASIVPPTEVPGMGHFAWIADNEGTFVGLWKPL, encoded by the coding sequence ATGGCGAACCCCGTCATGCATTTCGAGATCGGTTGCAAGAATCGAGAAGAAACCCAGGCCTTCTACGCCGGCCTGTTCGGGTGGAACATGGAGTCCCATGAACATGCCTCCATGATCGACACCGGGGAAGATGAAGGGATCAACGGTCATATTTCCGCCCTCGGTCACGAGCCGCACAACTATACGCTGGTCTATGTGCAGGTGGACGATCTGGACGCCTACGTCGCGAAGGCCGAGGCACTGGGTGGAGCCTCCATCGTACCTCCAACCGAAGTGCCGGGCATGGGCCACTTCGCGTGGATTGCGGACAACGAGGGAACGTTCGTCGGACTGTGGAAGCCCCTGTAA
- a CDS encoding glyoxalase, which produces MHNLKVNALRVFVPSKDYDDSTRFYEDLGFEVAWAADEVKEMRIEGFSFFLQNYYQKEWADNFMMQLKVSDLDAWWELIVGKDLVARYEGARARKPTDYPWGLREIHLIDPAGVLWHIAQDPD; this is translated from the coding sequence ATGCATAACCTGAAAGTGAACGCGCTCCGGGTCTTCGTCCCGTCTAAAGACTACGATGATTCTACCCGGTTCTACGAGGACCTCGGATTCGAAGTGGCCTGGGCCGCGGACGAAGTGAAGGAGATGCGCATCGAGGGATTCAGCTTCTTCCTTCAGAACTACTATCAGAAGGAGTGGGCGGACAATTTCATGATGCAGCTGAAAGTGTCGGACCTGGACGCCTGGTGGGAGCTGATCGTGGGAAAAGACCTCGTGGCGCGATACGAGGGGGCCCGCGCCAGGAAGCCCACAGATTATCCCTGGGGGCTTCGCGAGATCCACCTGATCGATCCGGCGGGCGTGCTCTGGCACATCGCCCAGGATCCGGACTGA
- the uvrA gene encoding excinuclease ABC subunit UvrA codes for MPEIPVRPQTSADPVSVGPHAVESGDGAGPRTSILVQGAREHNLRDITVELPRNRMIVVTGLSGSGKSSLAFDTIYAEGQRRYMESLSSYARRFIQQVGKPDVDYLFGLSPVISIEQKTVARNPRSTVGTMTDVSSYLNLLFATISGAGCPYCGRDLPIKTGVQILDELLSLPEGTEVELRAPVSRIYGEDLDFLFAEIRKKGYRRMVIDGKPVDISGEVDVDESGDLRMEVIVDRFVLKLGVEKQLVKGIQNALVAGDQFLRIHVAACGRKRDAERFYASFGCPEHHLAVGDLAPDYFQFNNPSSACRTCLGLGTYMVVHRDLLVPDKSLSIRDGCFVKDAFNYKPDTWSGRVMYSLSVHMGFSLDTPYRTLPPHIQDVLFDGTPDKFPLLAPPDAKEPDHKLLGKPWGFGGIGKGIERNYKRYRQKQVASSGMEAWLEKVMVERVCPDCKGSRLKETRHLFRINGRTVHDFGEINFDELRAELEAIEPTGRQELAGRQVIREIIGRLDLLLGIGLDYLNFNRRAGTLSGGEAQRIRLSTQIGSGLMGMLYVLDEPSIGLHPRDNVKMIRTLRQLRDLGNTVIVVEHDEETIRAADHIVEMGPGPGVHGGEVVVQGELDDILHCAASPTGQYLSGARTIDTPQTRRGPTGKTLRILGARENNLTDIDVEIPLGQFVCVTGASGSGKSTLINEVLFKKLYNQLYDSRVLAGDHDRLEGVEYIKHVINIDQSPIGRNARSNPATYIGFYDQIRTLFSKTDEAVSRGYRPGRFSFNVAEGRCAECNGEGTITTQLYFMPDVEVPCEACKGARYNPETLEVTYRGKTIADVLNMSVEEGVTFFEERPSIAKKIGTLDQLGLGYLTLGQSATTLSGGEAQRIKLASELGKLRRGSHILYILDEPTTGLHLADIVHLLSSLNRLIEAGHSVVVIEHHLDVIKTADHIIDLGPEGGHSGGEVIATGTPEEVAGIDASYTGRFLRDHLSHVQRATA; via the coding sequence ATGCCCGAAATCCCGGTCCGACCGCAAACATCCGCCGATCCCGTATCGGTCGGTCCGCACGCCGTCGAAAGCGGTGACGGGGCCGGTCCCCGGACGTCGATCCTGGTTCAGGGCGCCCGGGAGCATAACCTCAGGGACATCACGGTAGAGCTGCCGCGCAACCGGATGATCGTGGTAACGGGGCTTTCCGGTTCGGGGAAATCGTCCCTGGCGTTTGATACCATCTACGCGGAAGGCCAGCGGCGTTACATGGAGTCGCTTTCCTCCTATGCCCGCCGGTTCATCCAGCAGGTGGGCAAGCCGGACGTGGACTATCTCTTCGGGCTTTCTCCCGTCATCTCCATCGAGCAGAAGACCGTCGCGCGCAATCCACGCTCCACCGTGGGCACCATGACCGATGTCAGCAGTTACCTGAACCTGCTGTTCGCCACGATCAGCGGCGCCGGCTGTCCCTATTGCGGCCGCGACCTTCCGATCAAGACCGGGGTGCAGATACTCGATGAACTGCTGTCGCTGCCCGAAGGCACCGAAGTGGAACTGCGCGCGCCGGTTTCCCGGATCTATGGCGAGGACCTCGACTTTCTTTTCGCGGAGATCCGGAAGAAGGGGTACCGCCGCATGGTGATCGACGGAAAGCCCGTGGATATCAGCGGCGAAGTCGATGTCGATGAATCCGGTGACTTGCGCATGGAGGTGATCGTTGACCGGTTCGTCCTGAAGCTCGGCGTAGAGAAACAACTGGTCAAGGGGATTCAAAACGCCCTGGTCGCCGGGGATCAGTTCCTCAGGATCCACGTGGCGGCCTGCGGCAGGAAGCGCGACGCCGAACGGTTCTACGCGTCCTTCGGCTGTCCGGAACACCATCTCGCGGTAGGCGACCTGGCGCCGGACTACTTCCAGTTCAACAATCCCTCCAGCGCGTGCCGGACCTGTCTCGGACTCGGCACGTACATGGTCGTGCACCGGGACCTGCTGGTACCGGACAAATCGCTGAGCATACGGGACGGCTGCTTCGTCAAGGACGCCTTTAACTACAAGCCGGATACCTGGTCCGGGCGGGTCATGTACAGCCTTTCGGTGCACATGGGATTCAGCCTCGATACGCCTTACCGTACGTTGCCGCCACATATCCAGGACGTGCTTTTCGACGGCACGCCGGACAAGTTTCCCCTGCTGGCGCCGCCCGATGCGAAGGAACCCGATCACAAGCTGCTCGGGAAGCCATGGGGCTTCGGCGGAATCGGCAAGGGTATCGAGCGGAACTACAAACGGTATCGGCAGAAGCAGGTGGCCAGTTCGGGCATGGAAGCCTGGCTCGAAAAGGTCATGGTGGAGCGGGTGTGCCCCGACTGCAAGGGTTCCCGGCTCAAGGAGACACGGCACCTGTTCCGGATCAACGGCCGCACGGTCCACGATTTCGGGGAGATCAATTTCGACGAACTCCGCGCCGAGTTGGAAGCCATCGAACCCACGGGACGACAGGAACTGGCCGGCCGGCAGGTGATCCGGGAGATTATCGGCCGGCTCGACCTGCTGTTGGGCATCGGCCTGGACTACCTCAACTTCAACCGCCGTGCCGGTACCCTCTCGGGCGGCGAAGCGCAGCGCATCCGGCTTTCCACGCAGATTGGGTCGGGCCTGATGGGCATGCTGTACGTGCTGGACGAACCGAGCATCGGGCTCCATCCCCGCGACAACGTGAAGATGATCCGCACGCTCAGGCAACTGCGCGATCTCGGCAACACGGTCATCGTGGTGGAGCACGACGAGGAAACCATCCGGGCGGCCGACCACATCGTGGAAATGGGACCGGGACCGGGTGTGCACGGCGGTGAGGTGGTGGTGCAGGGAGAGCTCGACGATATCCTGCACTGTGCCGCGTCGCCGACCGGCCAGTATCTCTCGGGCGCACGGACCATCGACACCCCGCAGACACGGCGCGGACCTACCGGAAAGACGCTGCGCATCCTGGGCGCGCGAGAAAACAACCTCACCGATATCGACGTCGAAATACCCCTGGGACAGTTCGTCTGCGTGACCGGTGCATCCGGATCCGGGAAAAGTACACTGATCAACGAAGTGCTGTTCAAGAAGCTGTACAACCAGCTGTACGACAGCCGCGTGCTCGCGGGGGACCACGACCGGCTCGAAGGCGTCGAGTACATCAAGCACGTCATCAACATCGATCAGTCGCCCATCGGCCGGAACGCCCGTTCGAACCCGGCTACCTACATCGGGTTCTACGACCAGATCAGGACGCTCTTCTCGAAGACGGACGAAGCGGTATCCCGCGGATACCGGCCCGGCCGGTTCAGCTTCAACGTGGCCGAGGGACGCTGCGCCGAATGCAACGGAGAGGGCACGATCACCACCCAGCTTTACTTCATGCCGGATGTGGAGGTGCCATGCGAGGCTTGCAAGGGCGCCCGGTACAACCCGGAAACGCTGGAAGTGACCTACCGGGGCAAGACCATCGCCGACGTGTTGAACATGTCCGTCGAAGAGGGGGTCACTTTCTTCGAAGAAAGGCCTTCCATCGCGAAGAAGATCGGGACGCTGGACCAACTGGGCCTGGGTTACCTCACGCTGGGCCAGTCCGCCACCACCCTCTCCGGGGGCGAAGCACAGCGCATCAAGCTGGCGAGCGAACTGGGGAAGCTTCGACGGGGCAGCCATATCCTGTACATCCTGGACGAACCCACCACCGGGCTGCACCTGGCCGACATCGTCCATCTGTTGTCCAGCTTGAACCGGTTGATCGAAGCCGGTCACAGCGTAGTGGTGATCGAGCACCATCTCGACGTGATCAAAACGGCGGACCACATCATCGACCTGGGTCCCGAAGGCGGCCACAGCGGCGGTGAAGTCATCGCCACCGGCACGCCCGAGGAGGTGGCGGGAATCGACGCATCCTACACCGGCCGGTTTCTCCGAGACCATTTGAGCCATGTCCAACGCGCAACCGCATAA
- a CDS encoding DNA-3-methyladenine glycosylase 2 family protein, with product MVHTVADSGTIIDFESTLDRYRRYGTDLANRFEAGVFSKVVRTAGGPCLLSLYRVEDRIELRLMPGDGAARSGSSATDEAIAAAGKILGLSFPLQAFYAFASEDPVLADAVENHYGLRPNLQVDPFEMIVSSITAQQINLGFAYTVRSRLVAEYGEPHVFGGETHYAFPTPDRMAEAVPGDLLPLQFSRQKERYILNLARSVREGEIDLAGLAEKDDASVERELTALVGIGRWTADWFRARYLGRGNVIAAGDLAVKRSIERHYFNGERVSEEQIREFAVRWGDFANLAVQYLLADYGSGGT from the coding sequence TTGGTCCATACCGTCGCGGACAGCGGTACGATCATCGATTTCGAATCCACGCTCGATCGATACCGGCGGTACGGCACCGACCTTGCCAACCGGTTCGAAGCGGGCGTCTTCAGCAAGGTGGTCCGTACAGCCGGGGGACCGTGTCTTCTGTCCCTGTACCGCGTCGAAGACCGGATCGAATTGCGCCTGATGCCCGGGGACGGGGCTGCCAGATCGGGTTCCTCGGCGACCGACGAGGCGATCGCGGCAGCCGGGAAGATCCTGGGCCTGTCCTTCCCTCTGCAGGCCTTCTACGCGTTCGCGTCGGAGGACCCGGTCCTTGCCGACGCAGTTGAGAACCACTACGGCCTGCGTCCCAATCTGCAGGTCGATCCCTTCGAGATGATCGTGTCCTCGATCACGGCCCAGCAGATCAACCTGGGGTTTGCCTATACCGTGCGGAGCAGGCTCGTAGCCGAATACGGCGAACCTCACGTGTTCGGCGGCGAAACCCACTATGCCTTTCCGACGCCCGACAGGATGGCGGAAGCGGTGCCCGGCGATCTGCTGCCGTTGCAGTTCTCGAGACAGAAGGAACGGTACATCCTGAACCTGGCGCGGTCCGTTCGGGAGGGCGAAATCGACCTGGCCGGGCTCGCGGAGAAGGACGACGCGTCGGTTGAACGGGAATTGACGGCCCTGGTGGGGATCGGGCGTTGGACGGCGGACTGGTTTCGCGCACGTTACCTGGGCCGGGGCAACGTCATCGCCGCCGGCGATCTCGCGGTCAAACGGTCCATCGAGCGGCACTACTTCAACGGAGAACGCGTTTCCGAGGAGCAGATCCGAGAATTTGCGGTACGGTGGGGCGATTTCGCGAACCTGGCCGTACAGTACCTCCTGGCCGATTACGGTTCCGGCGGGACCTGA
- a CDS encoding sigma-70 family RNA polymerase sigma factor, with translation MTNELKQHIRVSADRSLPHAERSTAFGEVVANFQDMAFGYALGLLGERHLAEDAAQEGFIAAWQHIESLREPDSFPAWLRRIIQWQCFRFKKRDNHRFVPMVDDIEAAVESPLDRAARRDISQIVRGAVEALPETLREVTVLRYIGDYSAPEIANFMGLKAGTVRKRLFEARSKLKPSLLRTLSSELNGHAPSANDIFGDRVMHWIRPDFTSEQGHFMDGKPNKVWDMLLASVEGDLARIGSLLQEDPGLANCNWAYYQPLHFAVREGHTEAVRLLLEHGADPSSASGLDYHVPPLERARDRGYDEIAGLLTDAIASRYSAPPVGERACEVVRQGDLEEARALFEASPELINASDERGNRPLHEAVEEHNLEMTALLLDMGAEPDPVRWDGSKPLHVAVFRARKSRGGLNPLLTGYLIARGANYSMTVACALGDERRVGALLAQDRNLANDQDTCGHSPLFSAASQGYNDIVQLLLDHGADPNAPEHNAPRGHALYEAVAGNHLETAKLLLAHGADPNAPVESSGVPLSQALGQGKNEEMVNLLYQHGATADISMYVLLDNIPVVGELLGADPGLANYGGDYGVLCMAAGFARREIIEMLIRAGAELNRPWYANNYMGYAFRRRKGWHLDGRALTPNDDILDMLNLFFDHGADPNNANWHGVTYLHKLAVIGDVEKSALLLDRGASIEAVDDEWRSTPLGWAARWGHRDLAAFLLDRGADPRGGGAEWATPLARAEKAGHQEIVEMLK, from the coding sequence ATGACCAACGAACTCAAACAACACATTCGGGTTTCAGCCGACCGATCTCTACCCCATGCCGAACGCAGTACCGCTTTCGGTGAGGTGGTAGCCAACTTCCAGGACATGGCCTTCGGCTACGCGCTGGGCCTTCTGGGAGAACGGCACCTGGCGGAAGATGCCGCTCAGGAGGGATTCATCGCCGCCTGGCAGCACATCGAGTCGCTTCGCGAGCCGGATTCGTTTCCGGCCTGGCTGAGGCGGATCATTCAGTGGCAATGTTTCCGGTTCAAGAAACGCGATAACCACCGGTTCGTGCCCATGGTGGATGACATCGAGGCGGCCGTGGAAAGTCCCCTGGACCGGGCGGCACGCAGGGACATAAGCCAAATAGTCCGCGGAGCGGTGGAGGCATTGCCGGAAACACTGAGAGAAGTAACGGTGCTACGGTATATTGGAGACTACTCAGCGCCTGAAATCGCAAATTTCATGGGATTGAAAGCAGGCACGGTGCGCAAAAGGCTGTTCGAAGCACGGAGCAAGTTGAAACCGAGTCTGCTTCGCACTTTGTCAAGCGAACTGAACGGTCACGCGCCGTCTGCAAATGATATCTTCGGAGACCGAGTTATGCATTGGATACGACCCGATTTCACGAGCGAGCAAGGTCATTTCATGGATGGCAAGCCGAACAAGGTCTGGGACATGTTGCTGGCCTCGGTGGAAGGCGATCTTGCCAGGATCGGGTCGCTGTTGCAGGAGGATCCAGGCCTGGCCAACTGCAACTGGGCGTATTACCAGCCCCTGCACTTCGCCGTCCGGGAAGGTCACACGGAGGCGGTCCGTCTGTTGCTCGAACACGGCGCGGATCCTTCGTCGGCATCGGGACTGGATTATCACGTGCCGCCGCTCGAACGGGCCAGGGACCGTGGGTACGACGAGATCGCCGGTCTTCTGACGGACGCCATCGCGTCCAGGTACAGTGCGCCGCCCGTGGGCGAACGTGCCTGCGAAGTAGTCCGTCAAGGCGATCTGGAGGAAGCCCGGGCGTTGTTCGAGGCTTCTCCCGAGTTGATCAACGCCTCGGACGAGCGCGGCAACCGTCCCCTCCACGAGGCCGTGGAAGAACACAACCTGGAAATGACGGCTTTGCTGCTGGACATGGGGGCCGAACCGGATCCGGTCAGGTGGGATGGAAGCAAACCGCTGCACGTGGCCGTGTTTCGCGCGCGCAAGTCCAGGGGAGGCCTGAATCCGTTGTTGACCGGATACCTGATCGCAAGAGGAGCGAACTACAGCATGACGGTCGCGTGCGCCCTGGGGGACGAACGGCGCGTTGGAGCACTCCTGGCACAAGACCGAAACCTGGCCAACGACCAGGATACCTGCGGACACTCCCCGCTGTTCAGCGCGGCGTCACAGGGATACAACGACATCGTGCAGCTTCTGCTGGACCACGGCGCTGATCCCAACGCACCGGAACACAACGCGCCAAGGGGACACGCGCTGTACGAAGCTGTGGCCGGCAATCACCTGGAAACGGCAAAACTGCTGCTCGCTCACGGCGCCGATCCCAACGCTCCGGTTGAATCCAGCGGCGTGCCACTTTCACAGGCCCTCGGCCAGGGAAAAAACGAGGAGATGGTAAACCTTCTCTATCAGCACGGGGCGACGGCCGACATCAGCATGTACGTGCTGTTGGACAATATCCCCGTGGTCGGCGAACTCCTCGGCGCGGACCCCGGTCTGGCCAATTACGGCGGCGATTACGGGGTGCTTTGCATGGCGGCCGGCTTCGCACGCAGGGAGATCATCGAAATGTTGATCCGGGCGGGTGCGGAACTGAACCGGCCCTGGTACGCCAACAACTACATGGGGTACGCGTTCCGGCGGCGCAAGGGATGGCACCTGGACGGGCGCGCCCTGACCCCCAACGACGATATCCTCGACATGCTAAACCTGTTCTTCGACCATGGCGCCGATCCCAACAACGCCAACTGGCACGGTGTCACCTACCTGCACAAACTGGCGGTGATCGGCGACGTGGAGAAATCCGCCCTGCTGCTGGACCGGGGCGCATCCATCGAGGCCGTGGACGACGAGTGGCGCTCCACCCCGCTGGGATGGGCCGCGCGCTGGGGACACCGGGACCTTGCGGCGTTCCTGCTGGATCGGGGCGCGGATCCCCGTGGTGGCGGTGCGGAGTGGGCGACCCCGCTGGCGCGGGCGGAGAAAGCCGGGCACCAGGAAATCGTCGAGATGTTGAAATAG